GGGGCTTTTTATCCTGCCTCAGTCTAATGCAGAGTAATTTATATAGCTTTCTTGGCCAGGTTTCAGTCATGTATTCTTTTAGTCTAATTGCAATAACAAAATTGATTTGCTTTGATGGAGATATATTGGTTGATGCGTGTTCCCATCATTTGGTCTTGGAACATTAAGGCCTTAAAACCGGAGGATGCTAATTCTAATTTGTTCTTCTAAACGTTGTTTTGAGTATACATGAGCGCGGTTAGAAATGAAAAGCTGTAATATTTATTCTGGAATTGTAAGGACATTGTTGAAAAAAGGTAGCATTTTATATTTAAACCATTTCAGGGATACCTTAAGGACTTCATGGCCAAAAGAAATTCTAAACATTGAAATAATGTATTTCTTGCCCTGAATGTTCAGTCCaatattaaatgttttaatctcATTTAGATAACACACCAATGTTAGGATTTCtcaaatggttttaaaaaagaaaaggaaaagaaaggaaaggaaagagaaagaaaacaaaagtatgTAGATATGCTAATGGGGAATATAAGAAATAATGTTTCATGGCCCCTTGAGATGAAAAAGGATGTGggtgagaaaaaaacaaaaggtaaTGGTTCCTGCTGCGGGAAAGATATGATATAATGtgtgtaggaagaaaaaaaaatggcaacaaaTGTAGTCAAAGAATAAGGAATGGATTAGAAAATGACAGAGGAAAGTGTAGGGTAtttgtgtaaaaataaaaattgttttcaaAGTGGATGAAAATGGCTAAGGAAGGAACCTTTAGCACAGGCTATggaatgatggtcatagcaaacactcttttccaacaacccaagagacgactctacggatggacatcaccagacggtcaacacaggaATCAGATTGActctgtgctctgcagccaaagatggagaagctctatacagtcagtaaaaacaagaccaggagctgactgtggctcagatcatgagcttctccttgcaaaatttaggcttagattgaagaaagtagggaaaagccccaggccactcagttAGGAACTAAAcacatccctgatgaatatacagtagaggtgacaaatagatttaaggaattagatctgatagacagagtgcctgaagaactacggacagaggtttgcaacattgtacaagaggtagcaactaaaaccatcccaaagaaaaagaaaggcaagaaagcaaaatggctgtctgaggaagctctgcaaataggtgaggaaagaaaggaagcgaaaggcaagggagaaagagaaagatatactCAGTTGAatacagaattccagagaatagctagaagatataagaatacattcttaaatgaacagtgcaaagaaatagaagaaaggcggggctggatgaatcaaaagttggaattaagattaccaggagaaatatcagcaacctcagatatgcagatgataccactctaatggcagaaagcaaagaggaactaaaaagcctcttgatgcgggtgaaggaggagagtgcaaaagttggcttgaaactcaacattaagaaaactaaaatcatggcatctggccctctcaattcatggcagatagatggggaagaaatggagatagtgacagattttattttcctgggctccaagatcaccgcagatggggactgcagccaagaaattaaaagacgcttgctcctggggaggaaagctgtaacaaatctagacagcgtactaaaaagcagagacatcaccctgccaatagtTTTGGGTTtgggaaaaaattattttaaacaaatctTGGTGCTGTGAATTTGTTGAACAAGACTGCAGGTGTAGATGGTGTAGATAAAAAATGTTCAGATATGAAATTATGTGTATGGAATGGCTTGGGCGCATAGTTTAAAATGTCACTAAAGAATGCCGTAATTGTTCCCCTGTTCTAAATGGTAGGAAAGAAGAGTGAATTCAGAACGCAGAGTTTAATCAATGTACTTGGCAAGGTGTTTGACAGAAATGGTTCAAGAGGAACAATGAATAAAATGTGGGAAGCGTTCTGCAACTTTATCCCAGAAAGTTTGCAAACTGTCTGATTGTGAGATACAAAGTTTATTACATGTTTTTGTTTTGATTCGGAAAAAGCATATAATAAAATGAGTAGACTTGACTTGAATTATGGAACGTACAAAACAGTTGAAAATGGAATATGGGTTAGAAAGTAACTGGGTCTGACTGAAAATGGAGTGAATAATTGCAAGTTATACATAATCAACAAaccttagagcagaggtctccaaccttggcaactttaagcttggcagacttcaactcccagaatcccccagccaacaaagctaGAAAAGGCTATATAAAGAATGGAGTTTGTAAAACTATGTTTAGATTGCTCTTTTTTGTTATCGCCtgtctttaatttattttgttcattACAAGTGGATATTTTTCTGCATTTCGCATAGCCTGATTTatctgaaaaggaaataaaaaatggcTAGTTTCTCAAAattcaaaatgtttctttttttataattctTCAAACCTATTGAGAGTTTCGTATGAAACATGAATATTAGAAAACttcatatcatttttttaaaaaactgctttcTTGTATTTGGGTGTATTTTCTATCCTGCTGTGAAGGATATTGTTTAAATCGGTATGAGTAAGAACTACACATactaaaaaatatatttgaaaagataTGTCAAGAATCCTGAAATTCACACTGTGCTGTTTTCCAAAATTACTCCTTGCTGAATTTATACATCATGTTTTTGTACtggggtgtgtgtgcgtgtgtgtgggtGGGAGGAGGTTCTTAATGAGATGATTTATGGTTTGGCTTTATAAATGAAACAGGCCACTATAATTTGTTCCAAACCATGATGAAAACAAACGATGTATATCTAAAATACATAGCTATACGCTTTCCATGTGCAACCTGACCCTGGAGAAAGATTGAATGGGAAAAGGCTTCATTGCATCTTTCACTATAGCTGGTTTGTGCAGTACTGATGGCTTTCTAATTTTATATTGTTGGTCTTACCTGTGTCTTCTCCCCTCAATTGACAGATTGTTCTCTTGTGAAGCACCATGTGGGATCCCAATGCAGGTAAAAAGGGAAGGTGATTTAATGTGAATGTCTAAGATATTTCTCTAAAATCACAACTTGAGTAAGTACAGTGTGTCATTGCCTATTAAATCTCTCTGGGCAAGTAGTTGGCCTCATGACTGGAGGCTTTACTGGAGACCAGCATTTGGCAGCTGCCCATAAAGGTTTGGAATGCAGGATCCTTGctgaattaatatatttattgccatggtctctctctctctctctccccgtctctgtctcccccccccacttgtaATACCTTAAATGCCATTTTGTTGATGTCTCCTAACATTGTCCATGTAACAGCATTAGCACACTGGTGGCAAAAGTCTTGCAAATTTCCTGTGGAAAGGAAATCTGTCCAGAAGCAACTCTGCAGGCATTTATGGCCGGTTGCAATTAACTTCAGCCAGCCCACTTCCTGCAGCCGAATTAGTCTGTCTCCAGTAAATCTGTGGAAGAACTTCCTGTGTGTTTTCCTTACTGCTGCCTGCCAGATATGCTTCACTGTTGGCTCATTTGGATTTTTTCCGTGTATGAGATGTGCTTAAGGTTGAAACGCACCACACtcctctcaaactcccaaaagctttaaccaaaaactgtctaccattgacctcaccccattcctaagaggactataaggggcgtgcataagagcacaaaagtgcctaccgttcctgtcctattgtttcattatatatacgcttatgtgttgtatagttgtttcatgcttatgcttatatatgctgttgtgactaaataaataaataaacagggagGAATCCTTTGTCGTGGTCTCCCAGACGTGCACCCAGAATTTGCCCTGAGAGATGGAACTTAAGATCACCTGATTTGCTAAGGGTGGGGGGGCTTGCTTGCTTTCAGATTTGGTTATCTTTGGATAAATTCTAtttacacaaaaaaaaaaagccacccaaGCCAAAGCATCTTTATGATGTTGCTCAAAGAGCAAAAGCGTTTGCAATGGCCATTGGGTGAGAATCTGCTGGATTGAGAGGTTTTACGGTTATCACCGAGCAGGCTATAAAATTGTGGGGAAATAGGAGCTGGTGCTATTTGCATCCATCGTGAGTTGAGGATGATAACTAACTAGCCTTTTCCCAGTCTGATCTTAATCCAAATGTATTGGGCTTTCTCACAACTGTCAGACAGTATCATGGAATACACCAGTTTAGCCGCATTCTGGGTATAGCGGGTTAGGAAGGAATTGAGTTTTGTATAGGATATGCGCTTGTCTAAAGCGACAAAATATAACCCGGAAATTCTGTGAGCAAATTAGCCCTTCATTGATAGGAATTCTACAAAGCTGGATTTCTTTCACCAAGTAGCAGATCTATTGTTTCTTCTTACCTTCCATTTTAGGGCAGCCAGGTGCCTTCCCTGGAGCAGCACATCCCCCCAATCCTTCTTACCCGGGTGGCTTCAATCCTGCATACCCACCTCCTGTGAACCCTGCATTCCCTCCAGGACCTATGCCTGCTGGCCCCTGCCCTGTACCCCCAGTAGGGATCCCAGGGCAACCTGCCTATCCCCCAGGCCACCCCATTCAACCCCCATATCCTGGTCATCAGCCTATCCTGCCTGGTGGTCCTTTGCCCCCACCTGTTCCTGGGATGCCGGGAGGAATAGGAGTCAACCCATTGCTGCCCGGGGCTGCTGCTGCGGGCGCCTACGTGATGGACAAGAAAGCTGctaaaaagatgaaaaagaagatgaagaaggcaCACAAGATGCATAAACCACACAAACTCCACAAGGTGCATGGAAAGGTCAGTAGAGAGGAGTGAGATGGCAAACTTAggccgtacaggtagtcctcgatttatgaccacagttgagcccaaattttctgttgctaaaagcgagctttgcccccattttacgacctttcttgccacaattgttaagtgaatcactgccgttagtaacacggttgttaagtaaatctggcttccccatcgactttgcttgtcagaagttcgcaaaaggtgatcacgtgaccccggcacACTACAGTCGTCGTGcagtaaatatgagtcagctgcccaagcatctgaactttgattactgtgaccgtggggatgctgcaaaggtcataagtgtgaaaaacgatcatgtcatttttttccagtaccgttgtaacttcaaacggtaactaaaagaactgttgtaagatgaggactatccGTGTTAGGGATTACGATTTATTTCCAAccgctgcagtggtgggtttcaaatttttttactaccggttctgtgggcgtggcttggcgggcgtggcaggggaaggatactgtaaaatctccattcccaccccactccaggggaaggttactgcaaaatccctgtttcctcccaatcagctgggattcaggaggcagagaatagatgggggcagggccagtcagaatttttactgccggttctctgaactactcaaaatttcctctactggttctccggaactggtcagaacctgctgaaacccacctctgaactgctgCCAAAGTAGGTTTTGTCGCAAATCTGTCTCTTCCATTTTCTGAAAATCCCAAAGGCTGTTTGATTTGGATCCCATATTTGGAATCTAGCATTAATTCCTtggtggtggaggaagaggaggaagaggaacagagGAACTTGTTGTTTTGGGGATGGGGAGAGGGGAAGCATTGCTCAATGAGGTTTGATTCCCTATTTACACTGTGGCTATGCATGAAGGAACTGTTTCAGAAGCAGTCAATGTACCAATTAGCACAGAAGTGACAATCTGAAACAGAGGCTGTTTTTGTTGTTCTGGCTGCC
This genomic window from Ahaetulla prasina isolate Xishuangbanna chromosome 2, ASM2864084v1, whole genome shotgun sequence contains:
- the PRR13 gene encoding proline-rich protein 13, whose translation is MWDPNAGQPGAFPGAAHPPNPSYPGGFNPAYPPPVNPAFPPGPMPAGPCPVPPVGIPGQPAYPPGHPIQPPYPGHQPILPGGPLPPPVPGMPGGIGVNPLLPGAAAAGAYVMDKKAAKKMKKKMKKAHKMHKPHKLHKVHGKHSSSSSSSSSSDSD